DNA sequence from the Lysobacterales bacterium genome:
CCGACGCTCAGATCCGGGATCTTGTCGGTATGACCGGCGACGGCATTCGTCTGGTGGTGGACTTCCAGCGTCGGTTCATTCGGGAGTATCTGGTATCCGGCACCCCCCTGATTCCCAGGAACCAGGACGGGAACATCGTCCGCATCGCAGATGTGCAGGAAGTGCCGGTGTCCCCCGTCTATCAGCAGCTCTATGAGGCGCTGCAGCAATACTACGACCTGGACCCGGGGCTGTTTTCCAACTTTTCCATCACCGTTCCAATCGACCGCATTGGTGTCGATCCGAACACCGGCAATTCCTTCCAGCCGTTCGATATCGGGTTCTACGGACCCAGCATGTTCCACCACAACAACTTCGTGCAGCGGATAAGGGACATCATTTCGTCGGAATCGTGGACTCGGCAGGCCCTGTCCCCACGTCTGGCCGACGCCATGTTCGGCATCGTGCATCGAATCACGGGGCTTGGATTGCAGGTGTTGATAGGAGCGAGCATCAACTGGAACCCCACCGGCGGCATCTGGACGATCAACCTGTGCGATTCCGCCGGCTACTGCGTGCGCGTTCAGGTCACCAAGAGCGGGGAAGTGATCTTCGACGGGGCCTTTGACGGGGTGGGCAACAGGATCCCTTCCCTCTTCGGCAACGGCGCCGCACTCGGCTACCCGCCCGGAACCACCAGTCACGGCGAGCGGACGGGCAATGAGCTTTCGAACCGGGGAATTCCGGTCAGTTCGAGCGGTGGCAACGGGGGCTGGCTGTACATCAGCTGCACCTACATCAATGGCGTGATGGTGTCCTGCACCATCGAGGCCAGGCAAAACTAGTCCTGGGCGATGCCCCCGAGCGTGGGTCTGCAGGCGGGCGCTGCAGACCCACGCAAAGCAGCGGCTTGCCCGACGTGGCGGACTGCCCCAGGCTGGACTGCCCTGTCACCCCGGCGGCCACGTCATCCGCCGCCCCGCCAGCAGGTGCAGGTGGATGTGGTGGACGCTCTGGCCGCCGTCGTCGCGGCAGTTCATGACGACGCGGTAGCCGCGCTCGGCGAAGCCTTGCTCGCGGGCCCAGCGGGCGGCGGCCAGCATCAGCCGGCCGAGCAGGGCCTGGTCGTCGTCGGTGGCGTCGTCGAGGGTGGCGATGGCGCGCTTGGGGATGAACAGGACGTGGGTGGGGGCCTGGGGGTTGATGTCGCGGAAGGCCAGCACCTCGTCGTCTTCGAAGACGATGTCGGCGGGGATCTCGCGGCGGATGATCTTGCTGAACAGGGTGTCGGACATGGGGGTTCCTGCTTCGGTCGGATGCCATTGCAGCGCTTCGGGGGGGCTGGGGCAAGGGCGGGCCCTCTCTCCCGGCCTCTCCCCCGCAGGCGGGGGAGAGGAGAAGTGGG
Encoded proteins:
- a CDS encoding histidine triad nucleotide-binding protein, which encodes MSDTLFSKIIRREIPADIVFEDDEVLAFRDINPQAPTHVLFIPKRAIATLDDATDDDQALLGRLMLAAARWAREQGFAERGYRVVMNCRDDGGQSVHHIHLHLLAGRRMTWPPG